GACTGGTGTGGGCCTTCCGCTTCACGGCGGATGGCGCACCCCAGGCGCTGGGCCACGACGTCCCGCTGCATCTCGACCATGAAGGGTGGTATTGGCTGCATTTCAATCTGGCCGATGCGCGGGCGTTGCACTGGCTGGCCAATGCTGAGCCGTCGCCGGCTGTCCGGGCGCTGCTGCTGTCGAAGGAGACCTATCAACAGTTGCACGGATCCGACGCATGCGTGCACGGCGTGATCGCCGACCTGGCGCGCGATATCGGCGGATCCACCGAAGAGGCGGGATTGCTGCGCTTTGCGATGACCGAGCGTCTGCTCATCAGCGGACGTCATCAGGCACCGCATGCGGTCGACGTGACGCGACGTGCGATCGAAGGCGGTCAGCGGGTTCAGAGTGCAGCCGTGCTGTTCGAGCAGATCGTCGAAAACGTCGCCGAAGCCATGGAGCGCATCATCGAATATGTGATGCATCCAGGTGGCGGAAGGCTCAATCCCAACAATCCAACGCAGACTCGGCGAATTCCAGATGCGATCGTATTCGGCCTGCGCACGACCACGACGTTCTGAACAGGCAATACATCCTCATGGCCAAGCCGCGGATGCCGCGCGCTCGATTTCGAGTGTGACAATTTCATGAATGATCCAGCGCAAGACCTTTGTGGTCGATGGCTGTTACGAAGCGCTTCATCAGACTGCGACATCAGCCCATGAAGACAGACATCGTCAAAGAGCTCGGACAGCCCGACATCCTGTTGCCGCAACTGGTTGCGGAAGGCTTGGCGGCGAACGATCGCATCAAGCTCCGTCTCAGTGCGCTGCAGGCGGCGGCACAACATGCAAAGCAACCGCGCGGCAACGTGCCTGATCTCACGATGGAGAGTCGCGCCGCCGGAATTGCGCCTGCCGCGCTGGTCACGCTGATCAGCGGAGCTCATCTCGCCGGCGACGACAAGGTCGTTGCACCGGGACTGGCGCCTTTGCTGAAGAGCATCGAGGGCGATATCGTCGCGATGATCAGCGCGGCGGCCGCTGGCGATCCGGCCGAAGGCCAACACTTCGAAAAGCGCCTGGCTTCGATCCGCAGCGCCGGTCATCTCGACGCGACGCCGGAAATCGAGATCGCCCGCATTGGTCGTCTTACGGGCGTGGACCATGAAGGGCCGGACAGCCTCCATCGGCTGGTGATGGATCTGCACAAAGCTTTGAACGGTCTGGCCGCAAGTCAGTCAGAGGCGGTCATCGCGGGGGCCCATGTGTTCGGCATCCAGGACTCCGATCGCGCTCCGATCGCGAGTTTCATGCGTGGCCTCAACGAGACACGACCGCTCAAGTTCAACCATCCTGGGCTGGATGCGACCGCGATACGGGCGGGCGATCGCCTGGTGATTCAGAACGACATCGGCACCACCGATGCCCATGTGATCGTCATCGTCGTAACGGCAAGTACTGTCACGATCACCTATACCGACATTCATCTTGCGCGCGCGAAATTCTTCGTGTCGCTGTTCGATGGTCGGCCGCTGAAATGGAGCGGGTTGGACAAGCATGCCGCCGCCGGACTCGAGGACGACGGGACCTTCTATCTCATCACCGGATCCTACGAGTATGGCAGGCCTGATGATCGAGACGAATTGCTCGCCGTCATCGGTGCGTCGCTGGTGTTCTTGATCGACTGGAACAAAGCCCGCAAGCTGCTGCGCAGCTGGGTCGCGAAGAACGATGCGGTACGGATCCTGGAGTGGGCGGCTCGCCAGCGGATCGGCCACCGCGGCTTCCTGGAACTCGGCGGCTACGAACTGCTCGGTGCAGCCGTTCGTAGCGCGGCTCCCACGCGCATCGGCTTCGGCGAGAGGCTCGATCAGGTGCTGGGACGGGACGGCGCGGTCAGCTTCCTCAAGACGGCATTGCAGATTTCGACCGAGGCTCTGCTTGGAGGTCAGTCCTCGCGGCTGGCGCGTGACCGGATCGGCGCCGACCTCGTCAGGCATCTCGATCGCGTCGATAGCGCACTGCTTGCCATGGTACTCCGACAGATCGGCCTATCGCGCGATGTCGCTGCGCTCGTTCTGCAATCCTTGTCCATGATTGATCCGGATCCGGTCGCAGTCAGACAGCTAGCGGAACGGGCTGGCCGGATCGAGCGCAAGGCCGACAAGATCGCCATCGAAGCGCGTGCTGAAATTGCACGGCTCAATGCGAAGCCAGTCATCGGCGAGCTCGTTGATCGCATCGAGCAGACGATCGACGAGCTGGAACAAGCCGCGTTCATCGCGTCTTTGGCGCCGGGGCCGATGAAGCCGGAGATCAGATCCGCGCTGGGAAGTCTGGCCTCCATCACCGTCACTGCAACTGAGCAGGCGGCGTCTGGACTGGCTGCCGCCGCAGAGGTCCAGGAAGGCCGCCGCGCGGATTCGGAGGATGCGCTTGCGGCCGTTGCCCGGCTGATGGATGCGGAGCATGAGGCCGATGCCAGGGAGCGCGAGATCACCGCGAGCGTGTTCTCCGGCGGGCTCGACGTCGCCGCATCGCTGGCTGCGCTGGAGCTCGCGCGAGCGATCGAGCGCGCAACCGATTGTCTGGCGGGCTTCGGCCACCTGCTGCGACGCTACACGATGAGTGACCTCTCGGCTTGAGGAATGATGTGATGATGATCGTACGGATCGGTGATGGCCGACGTGAGCTGCCCACGGCGGAAGACATCGGCGCAAAAGCGGCCAATCTCGCCAGAATGGCGGCGCTGGACTTGCCGGTTCCGCCTGCCTTCGTGCTGCCCGTGCAACTTTGCGCGGACGTGGTGGCCGGGAAGGGCCACGCAACGCGCCAACTGGTCGAAGGACTGAAGGAGGGGATCGCCTTTCTCGAGCAGACGACCGGAAAATCGTTCGGCTGCTCCCGCAACCCGCTGCTCGTCTCGGTCCGCTCTGGCGCCGCGCGGTCGATGCCCGGCATGCTGGACACTGTTCTCAACGTCGGCTGTACGTCCCGCGCCGTGCGCGGTCTCATTCGCGCGACCGGACGGCTCCGCCTGGCATGGGACTGCAGGCGGCGCCTGCTCGAGAGCTACGCCGAAACGGTCCTCGGGATCGATCCCGCTCCGCTGGCCGAGCGTCTGAACCAGATGATTGCTGCCGAACGCGTCAGCAACGATCGCGAGCTGGACAGCGAGGCGCTCGAGCGCCTGGCTTCCGATGAGCGCAAGCTCTTGGAAGATTTCGACGACGACGGCTGGCTGGAGGATGCCGCGCTCCAGCTGGAACGTTCGGCACGAGCCGTCTATCGATCCTGGACCAGCGAGCGGGCACAGACCTATCGCGGCCTGCAGGGGATGGAGCATCTGAAGGGCACTGCCGTCACCGTGCAAGCCATGGTCTTCGGTAATGGCGGCACGTCGTCCGGTGCGGGTGTCGCATTCTCGCGCGATCCCTCGACAGGAGCGCGCGAGCCGGTGATCGACGTGCTGTTCGATTCGCAGGGTGAGGACGTCGTGTCCGGCCGACGGACGCCGGAGACGGAGGCGGCTCTCGTGCGGGCGCTGCCGGCGGTGGCGGAGCAATTGCGCGCCACGCTCAAGCGGCTCGAGGGCGAATTTCGCGATGTGCAGGACGTGGAGTTCACGATCGAGGAAGGCCGGCTGTGGATCCTGCAGACACGAGCAGCGAAGCGCACCCCGTATGCTGCGACCCGCATTGCGGTCGATCTGGTGCATGAAGGGCTGACCACGCGCGCGGAGGCGATCGGAAGGATCGAAGGTATCGACCTCACCGCGCTCACGGAGACCTCGCTTGTCGCAACCGGGCAGCCCGCAGCCGTCGGAATTCCGGCGTCGAGCGGCG
This region of Bradyrhizobium sp. SZCCHNS1050 genomic DNA includes:
- a CDS encoding CorA family divalent cation transporter, whose product is MGADAARRDPALGIALRDLQPDILKMCADRAALAAVTVPPLEGLVWAFRFTADGAPQALGHDVPLHLDHEGWYWLHFNLADARALHWLANAEPSPAVRALLLSKETYQQLHGSDACVHGVIADLARDIGGSTEEAGLLRFAMTERLLISGRHQAPHAVDVTRRAIEGGQRVQSAAVLFEQIVENVAEAMERIIEYVMHPGGGRLNPNNPTQTRRIPDAIVFGLRTTTTF
- a CDS encoding PEP/pyruvate-binding domain-containing protein, with the protein product MMIVRIGDGRRELPTAEDIGAKAANLARMAALDLPVPPAFVLPVQLCADVVAGKGHATRQLVEGLKEGIAFLEQTTGKSFGCSRNPLLVSVRSGAARSMPGMLDTVLNVGCTSRAVRGLIRATGRLRLAWDCRRRLLESYAETVLGIDPAPLAERLNQMIAAERVSNDRELDSEALERLASDERKLLEDFDDDGWLEDAALQLERSARAVYRSWTSERAQTYRGLQGMEHLKGTAVTVQAMVFGNGGTSSGAGVAFSRDPSTGAREPVIDVLFDSQGEDVVSGRRTPETEAALVRALPAVAEQLRATLKRLEGEFRDVQDVEFTIEEGRLWILQTRAAKRTPYAATRIAVDLVHEGLTTRAEAIGRIEGIDLTALTETSLVATGQPAAVGIPASSGVATGRVAFDSASAERLAASGDPVILMRHDTSTADVAGFDAAAGIVTAVGARTAHASLVARQMGKPCVVGCGAIRVDGEARQARIGEAVISAGDWITVDGNAGCIYLGRCEIVARRPEAELAELASWRSLQDSEFDGANVVAAAPAA